A segment of the Synechococcus sp. MEDNS5 genome:
CTTCCTGCATGAGGTCGAGGGGCAGCTGGAGATTCACACTCTGAATGCTGTGAGGGCTTGCTGGGCCTCCTTTAGGAATCGCGTCCAGATCGAGCACCTGAACTTTGAGCACCTGCAGTCGGCTGCCAGGACGGGGATGGCGCCGTCGCACCTGACGGATGGAGAGCCTCACCCTGCTTCCCATGCGAATGCGCTGGACGGCGCTGCGGCTCAGGGGGTGATCGCGGCGATCGGAGAACACCGGCGCGCTGCTCCCGTTTTCGGCACTGAAGCTGAAGGTGACGAGCCCCTTCTCGTTCCAGGGTGTGCTGGCGGCTTGATCTGAATCACGCGATGCCAGCAGGCGGACATGATCGCGCTTGGCTGCTTTCATCACCTCTCTGGGCAGGCGGAAGACCAGCCTCTGAAGATGCGCGTTCCCATGAAGGGTCGTGGAGTCCTCGAGAGAGGTGTCGAACACATACATCTCTCGAAGGTAATGGACTCTTTAAGGGACCGCCAGGGCGATCGGCTCGCGTCTTTGGGGGAGTTTTAGGGTCGATTCCATGGAGTCCCTGTCTTGGCCTCTGAGCCGATCGCTTCTGGAGGCCGTGCTTTCGGATCGTCTCAGTGACCGCTTGGTCGCTGCGCTGGTCTGGGAGCGTCTGGGATACCGGCAGCAGTCCGGAGGGGGCGGTCCCTGGTTGGCCGGGCCTCAAACTCCGGAGGCCTGGCGCGATGCATTTCCCGAAGCTCCTGAGGTCGTGGCCACCCGGCCGGCGTCGGTGGCCTTGACCCGGTCGATTCCGCGAGAACACAAGCAGCTCCTCAAGGAGCAGCTTCACTTCGCTGGCTATCGCATTGGTGAGCTGTACCCCCGCAGAACACGTCGGGCGACAGTCGTGAGTTGGTTGCTGGCCTGGCTCGCCGACAAGGGGGGTGAGCTGCCTTCGGCCGGTCCTCTTCCCGAACTGCGCGATCCCCCCGAGAACCCCGTGCAGGGGCATCCGGGGGACCCGCCGGTGGGCTGAGCTCAACCCTGAATGATCACCTTCGTTCCCTTGCGGGTGTTGTCAAAAAGCCATCGGGCCTGGGCCGTGGGCATGCGCACGCAGCCGTTGCTGCGGGGCACGCCGAAGGACTGGCCGGCATCCTCTTGCCAGGGGGCACCGTGCATGCAGATCAGTTCGTTGGCGGTGATGCACATGGCGTAAGGAACGCCTGGCGCCACGTAATTGCGCCCGCGCATGGTCACGGAGCGGTATTTCGTGATCACCGAGGCGTGTCCAGTGGGCGTGGGTGTGGAGGCTTTCCCCGTGCTCACTGGGATCACCCGCACGATGTTGTCTTGGGTGTCCAGGACGGTGAGCTTCTGGTCAGAGAGGTCCACAACCAGGGTGGCGATGAGGTCCAGCATGGTGATGTGACAGCGGCGGCACTGCACCATCGGTAGCTGTCTTGTTTGAGTCTCATTAGTCTTCCTTGGAAAGAATTCCCATTCGTCCGTTGTCCGCGGAGCGCGTCATGGTGCCTCTGTACTGTCAAGACAGTGTTTGCATCGGTCTGACTTGGCGCGTCCCGTCGTCGCGATCATCGGGCGCCCCAACGTTGGCAAGTCCACGCTGGTGAACCGTCTCTGCCACAGCAGAGAGGCGATTGTGCACGATCAGCCCGGTGTGACCCGTGACCGCACCTATCAGGACGGTTACTGGAGTGACAGGGAATTCAAGGTGGTGGACACCGGCGGGCTGGTCTTTGATGACGACAGCGAGTTCCTGCCTGAGATCCGCGAGCAGGCTGCTCTTGCCCTGGAGGAGGCCAGTGTCGCCCTGGTGATTGTCGATGGTCAGCAGGGGGTGACAGCCTCGGATGAAGCCATCGCTGAATTTCTGCGCGGCCAGCGTTGCCCCGCTCTGCTCGCCGTGAATAAATGCGAGTCGCCGGAGCAGGGACTTGCGATGGCCGCTGAGTTCTGGAGCCTTGGCCTCGGAGAGCCCTACCCGATCTCTGCGATTCACGGCGCTGGGACCGCTGAGCTGCTGGATCAGGTGCTCACTTACCTGCCACCGAAGTCCGAGGAGGGTGACAGCGAAGAGCCGATTCAGCTCGCCATCATCGGCCGCCCGAATGTGGGCAAGTCGAGCTTGCTGAACGCCATCTGCGGTGAGCAACGGGCGATCGTGAGCCCGATTCGCGGCACGACCCGCGACACCATCGATACCAGTCTCGTGCGCGAGAACAGGCCTTGGCGCCTGGTCGACACGGCGGGCATTCGTCGCCGTCGCAGTGTCAGTTACGGCCCTGAATTCTTCGGGATCAACCGCAGCTTCAAAGCGATCGAGCGCAGTGATGTTTGCGTGCTTGTCATCGATGCTCTGGACGGCGTCACAGAGCAGGATCAACGGCTTGCTGGTCGTATCGAGGAAGACGGACGAGCCTGTGTGGTGGTGGTGAATAAATGGGATGCCGTGGAAAAGGACAGCCACACCATGACGGCCATGGAGAAGGAGCTCAGAGCCAAGCTCTACTTCTTGGACTGGGCTCCCATGCTGTTCACCTCAGCGCTGACAGGCCAGCGAGTGGACAGCATCTTTGCCTTGGCCGCTCTGGCTGTGGAGCAGCACCGCCGGAGGGTCAGCACGTCTGTGGTGAATGAGGTGCTGAAAGAGGCCTTGAGCTGGCGCAGCCCGCCCACCACCCGGGGCGGGCGCCAGGGCCGCCTTTACTACGGCACTCAAGTCGCCAGCCGTCCCCCCAGCTTCACCTTGTTCGTGAACGAACCCAAGTTGTTTGGGGATACTTATCGCCGCTACGTGGAGCGACAAATTCGCGAGGGTCTCGGCTTTGATGGCACCCCGTTGAAGTTGTTCTGGCGGGGCAAGCAGCAGCGCGATGCCGAACGTGACCTTGCCCGTCAGCAGAACCGCCAGGGCTGAGGGGCATGGACTGGCTGCGGCAGATACCGATTGGGCAATACGTGGATGGGCAGGAGGGATGGCTGCGTCGTCTTGATCCCAGGCTCAAATTTGCCTGGGTGCTGATGTTTCTGCTCACTCCTGTGCTCGCGGGGCCGATCTGGAGGGTCGGTCTGGTAATCGGGCTGCTTCTGGTCACTGGGTTGAGCGGTTTGCCGCCGAGACTGTGGTGGCGTTCCCTGCTTTTTCTTTCAGCGTTGGGATGTGGCGTCGGTCTGTTGGCCATGCTGCTGCCCACCGGAGACCCTGGGGCCTCGCTGAATTTGCGCTCAGCCCGCGAGGTGCCCGGACTGCTGCTGCAGGCACCGTCCTGGGAATTGCTGCGCCTTGGTCCCCTCCAGCTTGGACCGCTCCAGCTCGGTCCATTGGTGGTGGACCGGCGATCAGCCGAGCTCGGCTTGAACAGCGCGACGCTGATTGTGACGGTGGTCCACAGCGTGAATCTCATGCTGCTCTCGACTCCGAGTGAAGATCTGATGTGGGCTCTGCGTTGGTGGCTGACTCCGCTCACTTGGCTGGGGGTGCCGATGGACAGGCTCAGTTTTCAACTCTTGCTCGCTCTTCGGTTTCTGCCGCTGGTGCAGGAGGAGTTGCAGAACTTGCTGCGCTCCCTGGCGAGCCGTGCTGTGAATCTCCGCCGTCTCGGCTTCAAGGCATCCTTTGGTCTCGTGCTTGCTGTTGGGGAACGGCTGTTGGCCAACATCCTGCTGCGAGCAGAACAGGGCGCTGAGGCGCTTCTTGCACGCGGTGGTGTCTGGTTGCCAGCGGAGGCTTTTCGGCCTGTTCCCGTGTCCGCTGCCGCAGGCCAGCGTGCTCTCAATTGGTTGTCTGCGGCGGCACTGCTTCTGGTGATCGGACTGCGTGGCAGGTACGGTGCCCTTTGATAAATGCAAGTGAGTCCTGTGAGCGCTGAGGGTTATCTGAATCACCCCACGTTCGGAATGCTGTACAGGGTGACTCCGGCTGGAGATGGCCGTGATGTGTATGCAACGCTCTACGCGCAGAGAATGTTTTTCCTGGTCACGTTGCAACCGCGGGGTGCTCAGTTTGAGGTGATCCCTTATCTGGATGCGCGTCATCACGCGGAACTGAATCTGGCGAGGCGTCGCCGGGAAGGGGCCGCAGACCTTGAGAGTTGGAAACAATTGTTTGATCAGACCTTCATCTGAATCGCTTGAGGGGGCCGCACCGGTGACGTCTATCCAGAGCCGCTGGCAGCAGCTGTCGTCGGTGTTGCCAAGTGAGGTGAATCTCTTGGCCGTAAGCAAGGGCCATCCGGCCGACGCGATTCGAGATCTGGTGGCATGCGGTCAGCTGGATTTCGGCGAAAGTCGTGTGCAGGAGGCTCTTCCAAAGCAAGAAGCTTTGCGTGATCTTCCTCAGATTCGTTGGCACTTCATCGGTCGTCTCCAGGCCAACAAAGTGCGAGCCGTGGTGAAAGCCTTCAGCTGGATCCACTCCATTGATTCGCTTGCCCTGGCGCAGCGCACCTCGCGCATTGCCCTAGAAGAACAACAACGGCCCACTGCACTTCTCCAGGTGAAGCTGAGGGACGATCCAGCCAAGGGGGGCTGGGAGATTGATGCCCTGAAGGATGCCTGGCCTGAGCTTCAGATGCTGGAGGGCCTTCAGATCTCAGGGCTGATGACGATGGCCCCAATGGGAGTTGCGGCCGAAGACCGCGCAGAGCTGTTCAGGGAGTGCCGTGATCTGGCTGATGCCCTCGGACTTCAGCATTGTTCGATGGGGATGAGTGGAGATTGGCGCGAGGCCTCTGCCGCAGGGGCGACCTGGGTGCGCCTGGGTTCTGTGCTGTTCGGTCCTCGTCAGTCCCCGACATGACGCGTCAATCGATCCGGACACGCTTGCTCACAACTCCATGGAGCGCTATCCAGGGTCAAGGTTCCGCAGTTTCCCGGTGTCGCTGATTTCTCGCCTTCGTGCTGTTGTCGCAGGAGATGACTATCTCGACGGCGATTACGACGACCTCGACTATGACGCGGGGGAGCACGACGACAGCCCTCAGGCCATGGCGTCGGCATCCAGTGCCCTCGCTCCCCTCGATGCTGCAAATCCTTTTGAGATGGACCAAGCATTCTCGAGTTCCAATGTGATCGGGATGCCCGGAATCAGCTCCAGTGCTGCCGAAGTGTCACTGATGGAGCCCAGAAGCTTCGATGAGATGCCCCGTGCGATTCAGGCCCTGCGCGAGCGCAAGACCGTGATTCTCAACCTCACGATGATGGAGCCTGATCAGGCCCAGCGTGCGGTGGATTTCGTGGCAGGTGGCACCTTCGCTATCGACGGTCATCAGGAACGCGTCGGCGAAAGCATTTTTCTGTTCGCTCCCAGCTGTGTCACGGTGACCAATTCAGCCCACGAAGAAGCCACCACGCCCACCGTCGTGACGAAGGACGTGGAGCAGGCGTCCGCAGAGGCCAGCGTCGCTCCGGCGCCTGCCTGGGCTGCCCCCGGTGCCGCAGCGCTCTGATCCTGATCCGTGAGCTTTGCCGTTGGTGTGATCGGCATGGGGCGCATGGCTCAGGCCCTGGTTCGTCCTTTGGTTGAAAGCGGTGCCCTTCGGGGTTCTGAATTGATTGCAGTGGTAGGTCGTGAGCCGTCAGTAGCTCGGCTCAAGCCTGAACTGCCCTCTGAAATCACAGTGATTTCCGGTAGCGATCCTCGTGTTCATGAAGCATGGCAAGCCTCGGTTCAGCTTCTGGCTGTCAAGCCGCAGCAGCTGGATCAGGTCGCAGTAACCGCCGGCAACACTCCTTCAGGTGAGGCACCGCTGCTGATTTCTGTGTTGGCCGGAGTCACCTTGGCACGATTGCAGAGCACATTTCCAGGCAGGGTTTGCGTGCGCGCTGTTCCCAACACCCCGTGTCTGGTGGCTGAAGGGTTGTGTGGGCTCGCTTGGGGGCGTGATGTGTCGCCAGAGCAAAAAGCGTGGGTGCGAAGGATGTTCGAGCCTGTCAGTGAAGTGCTCGAGTTGCCGGAATCGCAACTTGATGCCTTCCTCGCGCTCACCTCATCCGGACCGGCTTACGTGGCGTTGATGGCCGAGGCGATGGCGGATGGAGCCGTGGCTGCCGGTCTGCCCCGTGTTCTCGCCCATCATCTGGCCCATCGCACCCTGGCGGGCACTGCGGCCCTTCTGCAGGAGCAGGAGCTTCATCCCGGTCAGCTCAAAGACATGGTGGCGTCCCCAGGGGGCACGACCATCGCTGCGCTCCGCGTTTTGGAAAAGGCTGGATTGCGTTCAGCTTTGATCGAGGCCGTGATGGCAGCTACCGAGCGGGGACGCGCTCTTCGTTAAGCGGCCATCGGTTCGTGTCGCATCACATCGGCGTACAGGCGCTCGAGGGCATCGATGTTGCTCTGCATGGTGTAACGCTCGAGGACGCGCTCTCGAGCTTGTCGACCCAGTTCGCGGGTGAGCACGGGTTGATCTCTGAGCACGGGAAGCAGCGTTCGCAGCTGTGTGGTCACCCCCTGGGTGCTCAGCACGATGCCTGCTCCGCCAGCCAGGACCTCGCCGTCAGCACCGGCATCCGTGGCCACACAGGCGCAACCACTTGCCATGGCTTCCAGAAGCGCAAGGGAAAGGCCCTCAACCAGTGAGGGGAGCACAAACACCTCAGCCGACTGCAGCAAGGCCACTCGGGTTGCCAGATCAGCTTCGTAGCCCCACCAGAGCACGTCATTGCTGCTGTAGGTGTTCTGAAGGGTCGCGTGGAGCGGACCGTCACCAACGATGACCAGATGGCACCCTTGCGGTTTCACAAGCCTCCACGCCCTCAGTAGGGCTTCCACGTTCTTCTCGGTGGCCACTCGCCCCATGTAAAGGAACATTCGCTTGTCGCCGATGCGTGCACGCACGGACCGCAGAGGGCTGCCGATGGTGGAGAGGGGCATATCGGCCGGTCGCCAGCAGTCAGGGTCGACGCCGTTGGGAATCACTGCAAGCCGTTCCTCGCGAACGCCCAGCCGGGCCAGCACCTCGGCCTGCAGATCGGAAAACACAATGACCCTGTCGTACTTGGCCAAAGAAGGGGCGTAGAGCTGATAGGTGAGTTGCTGGGTCCCAGCGGTGAGATTGCGCAGTCCGGCATCAAACGGCGGGTGGAAGGTGCCCACCAGCGGAACCCCCAGTTGCTGGCAGAGGTCAGGGAGTCGGAAGTCGAGCGGCGACAACGTGAGGCTGGCGTGGACCAGATCGGGCTGGAGACGCTCCAAGGATTCCCTCAGCTCCCGTTGTGCCCCCGGTGAAGGAATGGTGTAAACCTGCGATTTCACCAGATACGGCAGGCTGACGTCTGGATCGTTTGCCAGCAGCGACGTATCGCTGCCGGGGGCCCCGGGGTTGGCGAAATGGATAAAACTGATCTGGTGACCACGCGCTCTCAGCGCTTCCGTGGTGCTGAGGCCGTAGGTGACGTTCCCGCAGAACGGAGATTTTTTGCCGAGCCAGGCGATATGCCTCACCGCACCGTTCCAGCGCTGGCTCTGAAGTTAGCAGCGTTGCCACGGACGCTCGATCACCGCTGCGATTAGAGCGAAAGCTGCAAGCACCCAAAGCACCGGAAGCAGTCCGATGCTGCTCACCAGGGCTCCGGCCAAGACAAGGGGAAGGCTGAGGGCGATGTTGATCAGGTTGTTTTGCAGACCAAACACCCTGCCGCGCTGGGATTCAGGCGTGTCCTCCTGAATGGTGGTCTGCGCAGGGATCGCGACCAGAGCTGCACCGAGCCCGAGAAGACCGCAAAGCCCGAGGGTGTAACCAAGGTTTCCGCGAAGCTGCCCCAGAAGCACCAGGCTCCAGGTGATTGCCCCAAGGCCTGCTGCTGCCAAGCGGCGACGACTAAAGCTATGGCCCATCTGGGCGACCACCACCGCTCCGATGGCCATCCCTAGACCACTCATCGCCAGCAGGGATCCGAAACCGGTGGGCCCTAGCCCCTGGATGGCCGAAGCCAGGCTGATCGCCAGCACGTAGAGCGCTGCCAGCAGGCTGTAAAGCAAGACCAGATGAACCATGGCGGTTCGCACGGATGGTCGTTCACGCAACACCTGCAGACCGGCCACGATCTCCCGCCAGACCGACTCACCGCCTTGGGATCGTGGCTGTTCGCGCATCCGGATCGTGCTGAGACAGAGGGCCGCCATTCCGTAACAGAACGGCAGGAGCAGGAACTCGCCCCCACGCAGCCCCACCAGCTGAAAGAGGTGGTTCAATCCGCGGAGGATCGGATCGCCAAGGGCGAATCCCACGATCGTGGCGCCCATGCTGGTGGCTTGATACAGCGAATTCGCTGCCAGCAGGTGTTCTTTGGGCACAAGCAGGGGGATGGCTGCCTGTTCCGCTGGCGCGAAGAACTGGGTGAGCACGGATTCCAGGAAGGTCATCACCAGCAGGGCCCAGTAGCCCCAACTGAGGCCAAGCCAGTGCGGTCCAGGAAGCAGAAAGAGCGGAGTGAAGAGCACAAGCAGGGCGCGCAGTCCATTGGAGGCAACCATCACGCGCCGTTTTGGCCAGCGGTCCACCCACACCCCTGCCACTGATCCCAGAACCATCGCTGGGATGGTGTTGGCCACGTAGACGCCAGTTGCCAGGAGCGTGATTCGCTGGGCTCGGGTCTCGAAATCCATGCGAATGGCCGAGGCGATCTCCGCCAGGGCCCCATTCTCCTGTGGGGTGCTCGTCACCCAGTACTGGGCGATGAGGTACACCATCAGCACGATGTAGAACTTGTCGGCCAGCTGGGAGAAGATCTGGCCGATCCAGAGGCGGCGGAACCCCTCGAAACGCACCACGGCCTGCAGGCCACGGGGACCTTCCGGATTCCCCCCGGTGGGAAGTGTCGGTTCCGGGTTGTTCAGGGAGGATCCGCTCAAGGGTCCTGGTCAAGTCGGCTCATGATCGCTCAAAGGAGCAGCGCTCAGGCAGTCGCGCACCATTGCCAGGGAGCGCACCGGCCGGGGCAGGTGGGTGCGGCACCAGCACTCCAGCACCGCAAGCAGCTTCAGCCAGACCGGTCGCGGTCCGAGGAGATCCCCGTTGCTGCGGCGAGGCAAGTCGGCTCGGGGCAGGCGCTGCAGCAGAGCGAGCTCCGAGGGATTCAGCTGGAGTCTGGCTCCAGCCAAGGCCCCGATGGCCAGTCCTTCCTCCGGCAGGACGCTGCATCGCCACTCCCACTGACCAATCGGTGGTGTCAAGGTCTCCCCGCTGCGACAGCAGGCCTGAAGAGGCAGCCCATAGCCCCCAAGCGCGAGCAGATGCACTCCCGCCTGCACCACGTTCGCCAGGCAGAGATCAGCTTCTTCCCCTGGAGTGCGGCTGAGGCTGTCCAGGCGGTCGAGATGGATCAGCACCGCATCGAGCAGGCCAGGAACGGGATCATCCGAGCTCACCAGGGCGATCGCCAGCTCTGCGAGTGCTTGGGCTGAGGCCAGGGTGTCCAGGCGCTGGCCCAAGCCGTTGTAGCTGCGCAGCACCCGAAGCTGACGGACCCGCGCCAGGCCGCGGCGACCGACCACCTGAAGGTCCAGGCAGGTCAGTGGCACGGCAGCGGCCAGGCTGCTGCGGGGTCTTCTGGCGCCTGGAACCGCCAGTCGAATCACGCCGACGTCGTCGCTCAGAAGCGTGAGCAGCCGGTCATGCTCACCGAGGGGACCCACCTTGAGGGCCAGTCCCTGCAAACGTCTGTCGCCACTCATCCCGGATGCCGTAAGGCCTGCACCAGGGCAGGGCCGTGGCCTGTCCCAAGGGCCGTAGCGCCGGCCTCGACCAGGTCGAGGGCATGGTCCAGGGTTTTGATGCCACCGACGGCCTTGAGACCGCAGCGTCCACCCGTCAGCTGACGCAATTGCTTCACCTGTTCCGTGGTGACCGCGCCGCCGAAGCCATTGCCCGCCTGCAGCGCGGCCGCTCCAGCATCGAGAGCCGCTTCGGCTCCAAGAGCCAACTGCTCTGGCGAGAGCTGATTCACATCCATGACCACGGTCATGGGTAAATCGAGAGAGGCGATCGCGGCCAATTCTTCGGCATAAACATTGGGCTGTCCGTTCACCAGCGCTGCCAGGTTGGGGGTGACATCGAGGGCATCGGCGCCTTCGGCGGCAGCCCATTCCGCCTGGGATTGTTTTAAGTCGGCCGGAAGAGCACCGAATGGGAAGGCCACAGCGGCAATCAGCTTCACCGGCCCGCTTCCACCGAGACGTTGGCGGATGGTCTGAAGGTGAATCAGGCAGGCCCCCACGC
Coding sequences within it:
- a CDS encoding DUF1823 family protein is translated as MESLSWPLSRSLLEAVLSDRLSDRLVAALVWERLGYRQQSGGGGPWLAGPQTPEAWRDAFPEAPEVVATRPASVALTRSIPREHKQLLKEQLHFAGYRIGELYPRRTRRATVVSWLLAWLADKGGELPSAGPLPELRDPPENPVQGHPGDPPVG
- a CDS encoding L,D-transpeptidase, which gives rise to MLDLIATLVVDLSDQKLTVLDTQDNIVRVIPVSTGKASTPTPTGHASVITKYRSVTMRGRNYVAPGVPYAMCITANELICMHGAPWQEDAGQSFGVPRSNGCVRMPTAQARWLFDNTRKGTKVIIQG
- the der gene encoding ribosome biogenesis GTPase Der is translated as MARPVVAIIGRPNVGKSTLVNRLCHSREAIVHDQPGVTRDRTYQDGYWSDREFKVVDTGGLVFDDDSEFLPEIREQAALALEEASVALVIVDGQQGVTASDEAIAEFLRGQRCPALLAVNKCESPEQGLAMAAEFWSLGLGEPYPISAIHGAGTAELLDQVLTYLPPKSEEGDSEEPIQLAIIGRPNVGKSSLLNAICGEQRAIVSPIRGTTRDTIDTSLVRENRPWRLVDTAGIRRRRSVSYGPEFFGINRSFKAIERSDVCVLVIDALDGVTEQDQRLAGRIEEDGRACVVVVNKWDAVEKDSHTMTAMEKELRAKLYFLDWAPMLFTSALTGQRVDSIFALAALAVEQHRRRVSTSVVNEVLKEALSWRSPPTTRGGRQGRLYYGTQVASRPPSFTLFVNEPKLFGDTYRRYVERQIREGLGFDGTPLKLFWRGKQQRDAERDLARQQNRQG
- a CDS encoding energy-coupling factor transporter transmembrane protein EcfT, whose product is MDWLRQIPIGQYVDGQEGWLRRLDPRLKFAWVLMFLLTPVLAGPIWRVGLVIGLLLVTGLSGLPPRLWWRSLLFLSALGCGVGLLAMLLPTGDPGASLNLRSAREVPGLLLQAPSWELLRLGPLQLGPLQLGPLVVDRRSAELGLNSATLIVTVVHSVNLMLLSTPSEDLMWALRWWLTPLTWLGVPMDRLSFQLLLALRFLPLVQEELQNLLRSLASRAVNLRRLGFKASFGLVLAVGERLLANILLRAEQGAEALLARGGVWLPAEAFRPVPVSAAAGQRALNWLSAAALLLVIGLRGRYGAL
- a CDS encoding PipX family protein — protein: MSAEGYLNHPTFGMLYRVTPAGDGRDVYATLYAQRMFFLVTLQPRGAQFEVIPYLDARHHAELNLARRRREGAADLESWKQLFDQTFI
- a CDS encoding YggS family pyridoxal phosphate-dependent enzyme — encoded protein: MTSIQSRWQQLSSVLPSEVNLLAVSKGHPADAIRDLVACGQLDFGESRVQEALPKQEALRDLPQIRWHFIGRLQANKVRAVVKAFSWIHSIDSLALAQRTSRIALEEQQRPTALLQVKLRDDPAKGGWEIDALKDAWPELQMLEGLQISGLMTMAPMGVAAEDRAELFRECRDLADALGLQHCSMGMSGDWREASAAGATWVRLGSVLFGPRQSPT
- a CDS encoding cell division protein SepF encodes the protein MSLISRLRAVVAGDDYLDGDYDDLDYDAGEHDDSPQAMASASSALAPLDAANPFEMDQAFSSSNVIGMPGISSSAAEVSLMEPRSFDEMPRAIQALRERKTVILNLTMMEPDQAQRAVDFVAGGTFAIDGHQERVGESIFLFAPSCVTVTNSAHEEATTPTVVTKDVEQASAEASVAPAPAWAAPGAAAL
- the proC gene encoding pyrroline-5-carboxylate reductase, which encodes MAQALVRPLVESGALRGSELIAVVGREPSVARLKPELPSEITVISGSDPRVHEAWQASVQLLAVKPQQLDQVAVTAGNTPSGEAPLLISVLAGVTLARLQSTFPGRVCVRAVPNTPCLVAEGLCGLAWGRDVSPEQKAWVRRMFEPVSEVLELPESQLDAFLALTSSGPAYVALMAEAMADGAVAAGLPRVLAHHLAHRTLAGTAALLQEQELHPGQLKDMVASPGGTTIAALRVLEKAGLRSALIEAVMAATERGRALR
- a CDS encoding glycosyltransferase family 4 protein, which gives rise to MRHIAWLGKKSPFCGNVTYGLSTTEALRARGHQISFIHFANPGAPGSDTSLLANDPDVSLPYLVKSQVYTIPSPGAQRELRESLERLQPDLVHASLTLSPLDFRLPDLCQQLGVPLVGTFHPPFDAGLRNLTAGTQQLTYQLYAPSLAKYDRVIVFSDLQAEVLARLGVREERLAVIPNGVDPDCWRPADMPLSTIGSPLRSVRARIGDKRMFLYMGRVATEKNVEALLRAWRLVKPQGCHLVIVGDGPLHATLQNTYSSNDVLWWGYEADLATRVALLQSAEVFVLPSLVEGLSLALLEAMASGCACVATDAGADGEVLAGGAGIVLSTQGVTTQLRTLLPVLRDQPVLTRELGRQARERVLERYTMQSNIDALERLYADVMRHEPMAA
- a CDS encoding MFS transporter; this translates as MSGSSLNNPEPTLPTGGNPEGPRGLQAVVRFEGFRRLWIGQIFSQLADKFYIVLMVYLIAQYWVTSTPQENGALAEIASAIRMDFETRAQRITLLATGVYVANTIPAMVLGSVAGVWVDRWPKRRVMVASNGLRALLVLFTPLFLLPGPHWLGLSWGYWALLVMTFLESVLTQFFAPAEQAAIPLLVPKEHLLAANSLYQATSMGATIVGFALGDPILRGLNHLFQLVGLRGGEFLLLPFCYGMAALCLSTIRMREQPRSQGGESVWREIVAGLQVLRERPSVRTAMVHLVLLYSLLAALYVLAISLASAIQGLGPTGFGSLLAMSGLGMAIGAVVVAQMGHSFSRRRLAAAGLGAITWSLVLLGQLRGNLGYTLGLCGLLGLGAALVAIPAQTTIQEDTPESQRGRVFGLQNNLINIALSLPLVLAGALVSSIGLLPVLWVLAAFALIAAVIERPWQRC
- the recO gene encoding DNA repair protein RecO, with the protein product MSGDRRLQGLALKVGPLGEHDRLLTLLSDDVGVIRLAVPGARRPRSSLAAAVPLTCLDLQVVGRRGLARVRQLRVLRSYNGLGQRLDTLASAQALAELAIALVSSDDPVPGLLDAVLIHLDRLDSLSRTPGEEADLCLANVVQAGVHLLALGGYGLPLQACCRSGETLTPPIGQWEWRCSVLPEEGLAIGALAGARLQLNPSELALLQRLPRADLPRRSNGDLLGPRPVWLKLLAVLECWCRTHLPRPVRSLAMVRDCLSAAPLSDHEPT
- a CDS encoding 2-deoxyribose-5-phosphate aldolase, giving the protein MTAPARRQDLPDLPPLIHQALLNPLLLEDDLLSLCDASRQYGFGGVGACLIHLQTIRQRLGGSGPVKLIAAVAFPFGALPADLKQSQAEWAAAEGADALDVTPNLAALVNGQPNVYAEELAAIASLDLPMTVVMDVNQLSPEQLALGAEAALDAGAAALQAGNGFGGAVTTEQVKQLRQLTGGRCGLKAVGGIKTLDHALDLVEAGATALGTGHGPALVQALRHPG